TTACACCGAACTGCTGGTACTTGTGATCAGCAGTATGGTTTATTGGGGATTAGCGATCCGTCCGATCGATCGAATCATCCGAAATATTTTTTCCAGGGATCAATGGAATGTGCCGCAGAAAGTTGCCGCGTTATTGATTTTCTCCGGCATTGCCCTCGTACTGAATCTCATGGTCGCGCAGGCAAGTGTCTTCCTGATCATCAGCTACTGGTTGGATATTGATACTCCGGCGGCAGACATACTCGTCGCGACGTTGACCAATAATATTGCCGGCAATCTTTTGTGCTTTTTCTCACTGGCCGGGATTACCATCTACGAATTATTTTCCTCCACGTCACGACCCGGCGGGGAAACGGAAAAACCAAGTTTCGTGATGCTCTCCGCCGGCTACGCGGTTACAAAAGTTCCATTTACGGACATCCTCTACGTTCAATCCAATCAAAACTGCATTACGATTCAGACTCATACCGACACGTTTGTCAAATATCAAAGCCTCAAATCTTTTTTGAAAGAGTGCTCCTATCCGGCATTTAAAAGAATCCATCGCTCTTTCGCGGTCAATGAAGATTACGTTTCGAAAATTGAAACCAATGAAAACGGCGATGGCCGGGTCTATCTGAAGAACGGATCGTCCGTAAAATTGAGCCGCACTTTCAAAAAAGAATTGCAATCCTAATACCGCTTCTAATAAATTTTTTTGAATTAGGTTGATTATGGCTCCCCTCTTCAAGGAGGGATTGGACGGTAGTGTGTACTGCTGAAATTAACTTTCTTTTGGCAACGCGCCAAAAGAAAGTTACAAAGAAAAACGCTGCGGCTATGCAAAAAACGCCTGAACCAACGTTCGCTTTTGGACGCGGAAAACAGTTACTACAGTTATATTTATTCAAAAATTGAAGATAAGCTTCACGTTTTCCGCATCATGATATGCGAACGTTGGTTCTTAGTCCGGCGTTTTTTGCAAGGCCGTGAATAATTGAGTCGGAACGATTCAAACAACAAGAAGTTATTCCTGAGAAATAGCATCAAGCTTTTTTAATCCATTGTGACAAATGTGTGTCAGTTCGAGCTCAGTCGAGAACTGACAAACGGTAATCACCTTTAAGGCTCTCTCAGTGGGAAATCCATTAAAATGTTTCAAAAACGTTTGTGAAGAAAAGGTGAACGGCTGCCGAACATCCTCCGTTTATCACGTCCATTCCGCAGGTTATCATGTTTCTTAAAACGAACGATCCGATTCTTTCGTAACATGATGCAAAAAACCGCACATCATCCGAAAAAGGCGCGCCATGTTCAAAAGCAACCTGATCAGTTCACTGCGTTTTCTGAAACGTAATAAGAAGTTTGCATTCGTCAATATTTTGGGACTGACATCCGGCTTTTCCTCCATTCTTCTGATCCTTTTCTTCGTACGTCACGAACTTTCTTTTGAAAACTTTCATGAAAACCGGGATAACATTTACCGGATCAATTTTTCTTACAAAGATA
The DNA window shown above is from bacterium and carries:
- a CDS encoding LytTR family transcriptional regulator DNA-binding domain-containing protein — its product is MEKIKTMRFLAIGLLAVLNLSFGFLFQVSRDLICYTELLVLVISSMVYWGLAIRPIDRIIRNIFSRDQWNVPQKVAALLIFSGIALVLNLMVAQASVFLIISYWLDIDTPAADILVATLTNNIAGNLLCFFSLAGITIYELFSSTSRPGGETEKPSFVMLSAGYAVTKVPFTDILYVQSNQNCITIQTHTDTFVKYQSLKSFLKECSYPAFKRIHRSFAVNEDYVSKIETNENGDGRVYLKNGSSVKLSRTFKKELQS